In Nodosilinea sp. PGN35, the genomic stretch TTGAGACACTGCTCGACCGATATAAAACGGCTACCCTTACGGCTGAAGAAATGGCTGAATATGCTGGCATTACTGAGCTTCAGCGTATTTTACCCTGGTCAATGCCCGGCTAGTTGCTAGAGGAGAAGTGCCCAAATGTTGAATATCTCTTTGCCAGATAATTTAGAGACGGTTATTACTCAACAGGCTGAACAGGCTGGATTTGACACGGCAACCGATTACCTGGTGCATTTAGTCTTGAGGGAGCAAGAGCGCCTTTCTCAACAGGCAAAGATCGAGGCACTTTTGCTAGAGGGTTTAGAGAGCGGCGAACCTGTTGAAGCGACTGACGAGTGGTGGGAACAGAAGCACTCGGCTTTAATTGCTCAACTACCCATGGATTAGCATGGGTAAGCAAATTACGGTTCGCCCACGGGCAAGCCAAGACCTTGATGACCACTTCACCTACATTGCCCAAAGCAACTCTGAAGCAGCTTTGAGATTTTTCGATGCGGTTAGGTCAACTATCGCGCAAATCGCTAGAATGCCTGGCATTGGCGTTGTTTACCCAGTTCAGAGTGCTGCGTTGCAGGGTTTGAGGAAATGGCCTGTGAAGGGACTTAAACAATACATAATTTTTTATCTTGACTTACCTGAAGCGGTTGAAGTCGTCCGCATCTTATATGGGTCGCAGGATATCGATAGCATTCTTGAGCGTCAGCAGTGAGC encodes the following:
- a CDS encoding type II toxin-antitoxin system RelE/ParE family toxin; this translates as MGKQITVRPRASQDLDDHFTYIAQSNSEAALRFFDAVRSTIAQIARMPGIGVVYPVQSAALQGLRKWPVKGLKQYIIFYLDLPEAVEVVRILYGSQDIDSILERQQ
- a CDS encoding type II toxin-antitoxin system ParD family antitoxin, with the translated sequence MLNISLPDNLETVITQQAEQAGFDTATDYLVHLVLREQERLSQQAKIEALLLEGLESGEPVEATDEWWEQKHSALIAQLPMD